The Thermodesulfobacteriota bacterium genomic sequence GTTAAAAGGGTTTGCTCGGGATACATGTCTCCTTCGGGTCCCATATCTATCTGCAGTGTTTTAAATTCATAAACTCCTTCCGGTCCGCACTGGACAAGAAATTCCGTACGGGAACTTATAGGAAGAAAGGTGTGATCTCTCGGAACTATCTTAGTATGCCTGTTCCCATCCCTAGCGATTTCAAGCATCGTATGACCTTCAAGCTCCAGGTCGTAATAGATATCCGCTCCTATATTTCCAACGCGCCATAACTGTGTTTCTCCCGGCCTGCAAACAATAATCGGATTAACCATTCCGTTTACCAATCTGTTGGTGGGGGCATCGCTATCTATATCCATGGGGACTTGTCCATCCGGATCTATCTGAACATCCTTCAAATAGATAATTTTCTCTTTAATGCCCTGAAGCTGCGGAAATGGATCCAATAATCCTTCGACAATCAGCCCTCCCGACAGCCCGTTCATCACCTGGAACTCACCCAGGCCAAATGTGTGCGCATGATAATAAAACATCCCTTGTGGATGGGTATCCGGAATAGGGATCGTATAGTCAAACGATTTAGTTGGCATTAACATTATAAATATATCGTCTCCCGGGCTTATGGGAGTCACATTCATGCCGTGTGTATGGTTCTGATACATCTGATCGATCATGTTAATAAGTTTTATTTTCATGATATCTCCACGATCAACTCTTAACACGGGTGGAGTATATGTGCCATTAAACATCCTGCTGGAAAATTTCTGACCGTCTATTTCTCCTTCGGCAAAATCTATGGTTAAAGTCGCATTCAAGACACCATTTGAACTAAAAATTTGGGGAGGATTGCGGAAGGTTTCTTTAATTCCGCCGCCGCCGCCGTCATCATCACATGTTAGATTTAGAATTAATACTGAAATTAATATTAGCAAACTGAAGACATTTTGGATGGTTGTCTCAAGTTCTTTAGCATTAAAGTAGATCATTCCGTTCCTCCGTTAGGGTCCTTTCTGAGTTCATCTCAAAACCGATAAGTTCAACGCTGTAGAATCCTTTTTATATCTTTCGCGATTTCGGTAGATTCCAACTTATCATAAGGATAATAAAATAACAACCTTCCATTTTGATCTACCAGATAAACTTTTGTTGTATGAGTCATCTGATAACTATCCCATGTGTCAAACTCACCCCTTCCATAAACTTCCGGGTGTTTTATGAAGAATGCATTATAAGATTTGACCACCTTTTCAATGTCTTCAGTTGATCCAGTCAGTCCTATGAATCTATTATTAAAAGATGGAATATAGGATTTCAATCTACTTGGCGTATCCCTTTCAGGGTCAACTGTTATGAACACCACTTGGACATTATCACTTAGATCTCCCAGTTCTTTCATTACATTGCTGAGCCTTGAAAGTATGAGCGGACAGATATCAGGGCAATGAGTAAATCCCCAGGATATAAGTACCAGCTTCCCCTTAAAATCAGAAAGGGATACCCTGTTATTATTTTGATCTGTTAACTCAAATCCTGGCGCCTCTTTATAAATGCGAATCCCATGATAGTCGTATTTATTTTCAACCAGATTGCCCTTGAAATTTCTTACTTCTAAGCGCTCATATATAAACAATCCCCAACCCAGTATGAGTAAAACCACAAAAGTAATGATCACGACATGCTTTAGATTCATCGTTCAAATTATCTCAAAAAGAAAAGAATATATCAATAATATTTAGAACCAGACATAGAAACTTGTTACATTTTGCTACTATAAAAAAATAGATACAAATTATACTTATTCCTCTTTGATTATATGTACTAAAAGTCGTATAATTTTATCAATTTTAGGAAGTCTACTATTTATATTCCGGCATTCCGGGAACCAATGATGTAAAGAAACGCTTTATGAATAGCCTCTGCTTTATTAATGGAAAAATAGTTCGTAAAAGCCATGCACGCATAGGTGTTGATGACCTCGGTCTCCAACGAGGATATGCAGTTTTTGATTATGTGAGGACATACAATGCCAAGCTTTTCCACTTTCCTGATTACCTTGAGAGAATGCGAAAGTCTGCCTCTGCATTGCATCTAGAACTGCCTTATTCGGATGAAAAGATCGTCGAGATAACAACGCGGCTGATTGGAGAAAGCGATCTGAAAAATCCTGCTATCAGACTTATTTTAACCGGCGGGAAAGCCCAAGAATCAACGGGTTTTGACCAACCTAACTTTCTCATAATCACTGAAGAGCT encodes the following:
- a CDS encoding aminotransferase class IV; this translates as MNSLCFINGKIVRKSHARIGVDDLGLQRGYAVFDYVRTYNAKLFHFPDYLERMRKSASALHLELPYSDEKIVEITTRLIGESDLKNPAIRLILTGGKAQESTGFDQPNFLIITEELPYHPSELYTYGGKLVTFEYQRELPHVKTTNYLNSIRLDPLKREKGAFNMLYYYQNRVTECPRDNFFIFVGDTLITPKDDVLQGITRKHILRLSREHFSVEEREVSLQ
- a CDS encoding multicopper oxidase domain-containing protein translates to MIYFNAKELETTIQNVFSLLILISVLILNLTCDDDGGGGGIKETFRNPPQIFSSNGVLNATLTIDFAEGEIDGQKFSSRMFNGTYTPPVLRVDRGDIMKIKLINMIDQMYQNHTHGMNVTPISPGDDIFIMLMPTKSFDYTIPIPDTHPQGMFYYHAHTFGLGEFQVMNGLSGGLIVEGLLDPFPQLQGIKEKIIYLKDVQIDPDGQVPMDIDSDAPTNRLVNGMVNPIIVCRPGETQLWRVGNIGADIYYDLELEGHTMLEIARDGNRHTKIVPRDHTFLPISSRTEFLVQCGPEGVYEFKTLQIDMGPEGDMYPEQTLLTLVVQGRPVDLLALPIDFPPVENLCDQVPAFQRTAVFSETPDGNTFFINGQEFDPKR
- a CDS encoding SCO family protein, which encodes MNLKHVVIITFVVLLILGWGLFIYERLEVRNFKGNLVENKYDYHGIRIYKEAPGFELTDQNNNRVSLSDFKGKLVLISWGFTHCPDICPLILSRLSNVMKELGDLSDNVQVVFITVDPERDTPSRLKSYIPSFNNRFIGLTGSTEDIEKVVKSYNAFFIKHPEVYGRGEFDTWDSYQMTHTTKVYLVDQNGRLLFYYPYDKLESTEIAKDIKRILQR